A part of Treponema sp. Marseille-Q3903 genomic DNA contains:
- the mmsB gene encoding multiple monosaccharide ABC transporter permease, with the protein MQRNNKISGTVKSVFKSNTMIFVLVGVMILFEVLIRIADHGSLFAPANITNIIRQNAYVAILATGMLLCILTGGNIDLSVGSVVALVGALAGVFIVTLGLPVWLSICLCLLIGTMIGAFHGFFIAYIHIPPFITTLAGMLLWRGVATIVLDGKPIAPFPQKYLNLFESFLPSPSEATIERFGEIDLFDEFIDKYTFMVTLIISLICVLAYIILEIVSRQKKIKKNYTVPSFGSFIAKLTILSIVIIILGQFLARDRGLPVILILLGIIIAVYSYFTKNTVPGRYLYAIGGNVKAAQLSGINTNNVMFFAYTNMGFISAVAALVTVARLNSAQPTGGTNYEMDAIASCFIGGASAYGGTGTVSGAVVGAIFMGVLNNGMSILGVDMNWQRAVKGMVLLLAVIFDVVSKKKKSR; encoded by the coding sequence ATGCAAAGAAATAACAAAATTTCAGGCACAGTTAAGTCAGTATTCAAATCTAATACAATGATTTTTGTACTCGTCGGCGTGATGATTCTCTTTGAAGTCCTGATTAGGATTGCCGACCACGGTTCTTTGTTTGCACCGGCAAACATCACTAATATTATCAGACAGAACGCCTATGTTGCCATCCTTGCTACTGGTATGCTCCTTTGTATCCTCACAGGCGGTAACATCGATTTGTCTGTAGGTTCGGTAGTAGCACTCGTCGGCGCACTTGCAGGAGTCTTCATTGTAACACTTGGACTGCCGGTATGGCTTTCTATATGTCTTTGTCTCCTTATAGGAACTATGATAGGCGCTTTTCACGGTTTTTTCATAGCATACATACACATTCCTCCGTTCATCACGACCCTTGCCGGTATGCTATTGTGGCGTGGAGTTGCGACAATCGTTCTCGATGGTAAACCTATCGCTCCATTTCCACAAAAATATCTGAATCTTTTTGAAAGCTTCCTTCCTTCTCCAAGCGAAGCGACAATCGAAAGATTCGGAGAAATTGACCTTTTTGATGAATTTATCGACAAATACACATTTATGGTCACATTGATCATCAGTTTAATATGTGTGCTTGCATACATCATTTTGGAAATTGTAAGCCGTCAGAAAAAAATCAAGAAAAATTATACAGTGCCGTCTTTTGGTTCTTTTATTGCAAAGCTCACAATCCTTTCAATCGTAATAATCATTCTTGGTCAGTTCCTTGCTCGTGACCGCGGACTTCCTGTAATACTGATCTTGCTTGGAATAATCATCGCTGTGTATTCTTACTTCACAAAAAACACTGTCCCTGGTCGTTACCTTTACGCAATTGGCGGAAACGTAAAAGCCGCACAGCTTTCCGGAATAAACACAAACAATGTAATGTTCTTTGCATACACAAATATGGGATTTATTTCTGCTGTTGCAGCTCTCGTAACTGTTGCACGCCTCAATTCTGCGCAACCGACCGGCGGAACAAACTACGAGATGGATGCGATTGCGTCATGTTTTATCGGAGGCGCTTCTGCTTACGGTGGAACAGGAACTGTCTCAGGTGCCGTAGTCGGTGCAATCTTCATGGGTGTATTGAACAACGGTATGTCGATTCTCGGTGTAGATATGAACTGGCAGAGAGCTGTAAAAGGTATGGTACTTCTTCTTGCTGTAATTTTTGACGTTGTTTCAAAGAAAAAGAAAAGCCGGTAA
- a CDS encoding ASCH domain-containing protein — MTDVTNNNNRIDQYWNKFIKDTGRKESDRCSGDLIFEAKGFVSDELIALVISGKKNAFFTTWATYTIDGEPLPLSGELYVVLDRANNPRCIIETESVEIVPFNQVTWEMAKLEGEDQNLEEWRQKKIEYLEDEGAILGFEFTEDIKLVFQRFKVVYR, encoded by the coding sequence ATGACAGACGTGACAAATAATAATAATCGTATCGATCAATACTGGAATAAATTTATAAAAGATACAGGCCGAAAAGAAAGTGACCGATGTTCCGGCGACCTGATTTTTGAAGCAAAAGGTTTTGTCAGCGATGAACTCATTGCTCTTGTGATTTCAGGCAAAAAAAATGCGTTTTTCACGACATGGGCAACTTACACAATAGACGGAGAGCCTCTCCCTCTTTCAGGAGAATTGTACGTCGTTCTCGATCGTGCAAATAATCCTCGCTGCATAATCGAGACTGAATCTGTAGAGATAGTCCCTTTTAATCAAGTTACTTGGGAGATGGCAAAACTTGAAGGTGAAGATCAAAATCTTGAAGAATGGCGTCAAAAAAAGATTGAATATCTTGAAGACGAAGGAGCAATTCTCGGATTTGAATTTACAGAGGATATAAAACTTGTATTCCAAAGATTTAAGGTTGTTTACAGATAA
- the rny gene encoding ribonuclease Y, translating into MSNVLLYIALPVVGIVLGWIIRWIYARFQLTASEQKADRVKQDAIREAEAQKKEILLNAKDELIRERNQQERENRERRAEVQRFEARVNKKEELLEQRAAEFEKNEKELADKKSAMLRREEELSKKEDLYRQELEKISGLSVQEAKDLIIKNLENDARHDAQALINKIEQEAQLNAEKKAKDILITTIQRIAPETTGDITVATVSLPSDEMKGRIIGREGRNIRTLETLTGVDIIIDDTPEAVVISCFDPVRKEIAKQSLERLISDGRIHPARIEEIVQKVTHEIQNKIYEEGEKALFDLGIHNMNTDGIRALGRLYFRTSYGQNVLTHSKEVAMAASLIAAEIGADRELAKRAAILHDIGKGAESDSDQNHAEVGAEMARKMGETPAVINAIAAHHNDVEPSSIEAVIVQIADAISAARPGARRETIDNYVKRLENLESIAETFPGVEKAYAIQAGREIRILVNNEKVSDSDVKELARNIAKQIESDLRYPGRIRLTMIRETRIIEYAR; encoded by the coding sequence ATGAGCAACGTATTGCTGTATATTGCTCTCCCTGTTGTTGGAATTGTTCTTGGATGGATTATTCGCTGGATTTATGCCAGATTTCAATTAACTGCTTCTGAGCAGAAAGCTGACCGTGTTAAGCAAGATGCAATAAGGGAAGCTGAAGCACAAAAAAAAGAAATTTTGTTAAATGCGAAAGATGAGCTCATTCGGGAAAGAAATCAGCAGGAGCGAGAGAATCGTGAACGCCGCGCCGAGGTGCAGCGGTTTGAAGCCAGAGTAAACAAAAAAGAAGAATTACTTGAACAGCGTGCAGCAGAATTTGAAAAAAATGAAAAAGAACTTGCAGATAAAAAATCTGCAATGCTGAGAAGAGAAGAAGAACTTTCAAAAAAGGAAGATCTTTACAGACAAGAACTCGAAAAGATTTCGGGACTTTCCGTTCAAGAGGCAAAAGATCTCATCATTAAAAATCTTGAAAATGATGCACGTCATGACGCTCAGGCTCTCATCAACAAAATTGAACAGGAAGCGCAGCTTAACGCTGAAAAAAAAGCTAAAGACATTCTCATAACGACAATTCAGAGAATCGCTCCTGAAACTACCGGCGATATCACAGTTGCTACAGTTTCATTGCCTAGCGACGAGATGAAAGGTCGTATCATAGGGCGAGAAGGACGTAACATCAGAACGCTCGAAACTCTTACAGGTGTTGATATCATAATAGATGATACTCCTGAAGCTGTTGTAATTTCGTGCTTTGATCCTGTCAGAAAAGAAATCGCAAAACAATCTCTTGAACGTTTGATTTCCGACGGCCGTATTCACCCGGCACGCATTGAAGAAATTGTCCAGAAAGTTACGCATGAAATCCAAAATAAAATCTACGAAGAAGGTGAAAAGGCTTTGTTCGATCTCGGTATTCACAACATGAATACAGACGGTATTCGTGCACTCGGTCGCCTTTACTTCCGAACAAGTTACGGACAAAATGTTCTTACACACTCTAAAGAAGTTGCTATGGCTGCAAGTCTTATCGCAGCAGAAATTGGTGCAGACCGAGAACTCGCAAAACGTGCAGCCATCCTTCATGATATAGGAAAAGGAGCAGAATCCGATTCTGATCAAAACCACGCAGAAGTCGGTGCTGAAATGGCACGTAAGATGGGTGAAACGCCTGCAGTTATAAATGCGATTGCCGCACACCACAACGATGTTGAACCATCGAGCATCGAGGCAGTTATTGTGCAGATTGCCGACGCAATTTCGGCTGCACGTCCCGGTGCTCGTAGAGAAACAATCGATAACTATGTAAAACGTCTTGAAAATCTTGAATCGATTGCGGAGACATTCCCTGGCGTTGAAAAAGCTTATGCTATTCAAGCCGGTCGAGAAATTCGAATTCTCGTCAATAACGAAAAAGTTTCTGATTCAGATGTAAAAGAGCTTGCAAGAAATATTGCTAAACAGATTGAAAGCGACCTTCGTTATCCTGGTCGTATTCGTCTCACGATGATACGAGAAACGCGTATAATTGAATATGCACGTTAG
- the lptB gene encoding LPS export ABC transporter ATP-binding protein, with protein sequence MENKTKDNVEQGKKSDNFPHSESHILRVSSLFKQFGHKKVVRGIEFQMPMGEVLGLLGPNGAGKTTTFYMVVGFYKPTAGDVFLDEQCITSLPMYKRARLGISYLPQEPSVFRKFTVEENIWSILETRRDLSNAEKKERLESLIDEFSIERIRKQKAFTLSGGERRRTEIARSLAMEPKFLLLDEPFAGIDPIAVADIKNMIRLLAKRGIGILITDHNVRDTLEITDRAIIINQGTIMTQGTKEEILSSEVAREIYLGKDFSM encoded by the coding sequence ATGGAGAATAAAACAAAAGACAATGTTGAACAAGGCAAAAAATCAGATAATTTCCCTCACTCAGAAAGCCACATTCTCCGTGTATCGAGTTTGTTTAAACAGTTCGGTCATAAAAAAGTTGTTCGAGGAATTGAATTTCAAATGCCGATGGGTGAAGTTTTGGGACTTTTAGGTCCAAATGGGGCAGGAAAAACAACAACATTTTACATGGTAGTCGGATTTTATAAACCTACTGCAGGAGATGTTTTTCTCGATGAGCAATGCATCACATCTCTTCCGATGTATAAACGTGCAAGGCTCGGCATCTCCTATCTTCCTCAAGAACCGTCAGTTTTTCGCAAATTCACTGTCGAAGAAAATATTTGGTCAATTCTTGAAACGCGCCGAGATCTCTCAAATGCTGAAAAAAAAGAAAGGCTCGAATCCCTTATAGACGAATTTTCAATTGAAAGAATTCGGAAGCAAAAGGCATTTACGCTCTCAGGTGGTGAACGGCGTCGTACAGAGATTGCCCGCTCGCTCGCTATGGAACCGAAATTTCTCCTTCTTGATGAGCCTTTTGCAGGAATCGACCCAATCGCAGTTGCCGATATCAAAAACATGATAAGGCTTCTTGCCAAACGCGGAATCGGGATACTGATTACTGACCACAACGTTCGCGATACGCTTGAAATTACAGATCGCGCAATCATCATAAATCAGGGGACTATAATGACGCAGGGAACAAAAGAAGAAATTTTGTCTAGCGAAGTCGCACGCGAGATTTATCTTGGTAAAGATTTTTCTATGTAA
- a CDS encoding LptA/OstA family protein — MKNSLKRITVLIFAVFFSNIVFAEKILFSASRMSGKTGEKNTTTSLSGNVYIKTDSMEIQADDVELSGDDYRYIKADGKITGKNFDSNMEFECDSLEFDRITKVAVLKGNVNLDDKDNNVNVKAQIINYNQETEIAIIQIKIVLTQKDNVCSASYAVYYKKDQMLELSGNAQVKQGEDTFRAQEITFNMDTQDITLGGNVKGTVTDKKSKSSKTDAASNTESDNSKQDKDKSKVESGQSSDANAGEKLKDAEKSHGE, encoded by the coding sequence ATGAAAAATAGTCTAAAACGAATAACAGTTCTCATTTTTGCTGTTTTTTTTTCAAATATTGTTTTTGCTGAAAAAATTTTATTTTCGGCAAGCAGGATGAGCGGCAAAACCGGTGAAAAAAATACGACAACTTCTCTTTCAGGAAACGTCTATATAAAAACAGATTCAATGGAGATTCAGGCAGATGATGTTGAACTTTCAGGAGATGATTATCGGTACATAAAAGCTGATGGAAAGATTACAGGAAAAAATTTTGATTCCAATATGGAGTTTGAGTGCGATTCTCTTGAGTTCGACCGCATTACAAAAGTTGCGGTATTAAAAGGCAATGTGAACCTTGACGACAAAGACAATAATGTAAACGTAAAAGCTCAAATCATCAATTATAATCAGGAAACGGAAATTGCGATTATTCAGATAAAGATTGTCCTAACTCAAAAAGACAATGTCTGTTCTGCGTCATATGCTGTTTATTACAAAAAAGATCAGATGCTAGAGCTTTCGGGCAACGCACAGGTAAAGCAGGGTGAAGATACTTTCCGTGCTCAGGAAATCACTTTCAACATGGATACGCAAGATATCACGCTCGGTGGAAACGTAAAAGGGACAGTCACAGATAAAAAAAGTAAGTCGTCAAAAACAGATGCAGCTTCAAATACAGAATCGGACAATTCTAAGCAAGATAAAGACAAATCAAAAGTCGAATCAGGACAATCTTCCGATGCAAATGCCGGTGAAAAGCTTAAAGACGCGGAGAAATCACATGGAGAATAA
- the lptC gene encoding LPS export ABC transporter periplasmic protein LptC, giving the protein MDTRANTLFTIFIFIFSSAAVSCSLKYEEPVSVESKVPEFIFQDTAMSRYQSSKIKLHVTAERLEQYKTNSETYAKGVNFSTFDSDGNISTKGSCGYLSIDAEKKLYEMYDNIELENISEKTKFYANTLKWNERTEQLTGGRADIVKVEKEDAIIRGTGFSASGISKSFSFRGNVTGDIQTSEVQNEK; this is encoded by the coding sequence ATGGATACAAGGGCAAACACTCTTTTTACGATTTTTATATTTATTTTTTCATCTGCGGCAGTTTCGTGCTCTCTAAAATACGAGGAGCCTGTTTCTGTTGAATCGAAAGTTCCCGAATTTATTTTCCAAGATACTGCGATGTCTCGTTATCAGAGTAGCAAGATTAAATTGCATGTTACAGCAGAGCGTTTGGAACAGTACAAAACAAATTCCGAAACTTATGCAAAAGGTGTCAATTTTTCAACTTTCGATAGTGATGGCAACATCTCGACAAAAGGTTCCTGCGGATATCTTTCAATTGATGCAGAAAAAAAACTCTACGAAATGTACGACAATATCGAGCTCGAAAACATATCCGAAAAGACAAAATTTTATGCTAATACATTAAAATGGAATGAACGCACTGAGCAGCTTACAGGGGGTCGCGCTGATATTGTAAAAGTTGAAAAAGAAGATGCAATTATCAGAGGGACGGGCTTTTCCGCAAGTGGAATAAGTAAATCTTTTTCGTTCAGAGGTAATGTAACAGGTGATATTCAAACAAGTGAAGTTCAAAATGAAAAATAG
- a CDS encoding ATP-binding cassette domain-containing protein: MLEVKDLTFRYLKGKPLFENFNLKLETEKITGLCGPSGFGKSTLAKLIAGYINPLRGEILYNGKPFEKGYQKVQLIYQHPELAVDPLWHMHEVLAEGNEISRSVLRNMGIKEEWKDRFSRELSGGELQRHSVARALGKGTEYVICDEITTMLDPISQASLWHGLINEVKKRNIGLLVITHNLYLAEKICDSIINLDKPY, from the coding sequence ATGTTAGAAGTAAAAGATTTAACCTTCCGATATTTGAAAGGCAAACCTCTATTTGAAAATTTTAATTTGAAACTGGAAACTGAAAAAATAACCGGTCTCTGCGGACCAAGCGGATTCGGGAAATCAACATTGGCAAAACTTATTGCAGGATATATAAACCCATTAAGGGGAGAAATCCTATATAACGGTAAACCTTTTGAAAAAGGGTATCAAAAAGTACAATTGATATATCAACATCCTGAATTGGCAGTTGACCCTCTATGGCATATGCATGAAGTTCTTGCCGAAGGGAATGAGATTTCTCGGAGCGTACTTAGAAACATGGGGATAAAAGAAGAATGGAAAGATCGCTTCTCCAGAGAGCTGAGCGGAGGGGAATTACAAAGGCATTCAGTTGCCAGAGCATTGGGTAAAGGCACGGAGTATGTTATTTGTGATGAAATAACAACGATGTTGGATCCTATTTCACAAGCATCTTTATGGCATGGTTTGATTAACGAAGTAAAAAAAAGGAACATCGGGTTATTGGTGATTACGCACAATCTATATCTAGCAGAGAAAATTTGTGATTCAATTATAAATTTAGATAAGCCGTATTAA
- a CDS encoding ATP-binding cassette domain-containing protein, translated as MSILKVEHLKVQFQMYIKGLSQIQQQTIHDVSIELEKGEIHAVIGESGGGKSLLAHAILGILPINAKTDGRIYYKGKLLEPKNLADFRRDNVGFIPQSISFLDPLKKTGYYMQNKNKSKYAKKYGLFGLDEKDLQKYTFQLSGGMARRVLVYSGIMNDKEIIIADEPTPGLNNALAKEILSVLRDMADDGKSVLLITHDIDVVMDVADRVSVFYGGQILETVRVECFKSGRLEHPYTRAIYESLPQNGFKSVEFDEIKKKCVKLGLPFERNIIVC; from the coding sequence ATGTCCATACTTAAAGTAGAGCATCTCAAAGTTCAATTTCAAATGTATATAAAAGGATTGTCTCAAATACAACAGCAGACTATTCATGATGTTTCTATTGAATTGGAGAAGGGTGAAATCCATGCGGTCATAGGCGAATCGGGAGGAGGGAAATCTCTTCTTGCACATGCAATTCTTGGAATCTTGCCGATAAATGCTAAAACAGATGGAAGAATTTATTATAAAGGAAAACTTTTAGAGCCAAAGAATTTGGCCGATTTTCGCCGTGATAATGTAGGATTTATACCACAGTCAATCAGTTTTCTCGATCCGTTAAAAAAGACGGGATATTACATGCAGAATAAAAATAAATCCAAATATGCAAAAAAATATGGGTTATTCGGTTTAGATGAAAAGGACTTACAAAAATACACGTTTCAACTTTCTGGGGGAATGGCTCGCAGAGTTCTGGTTTACAGCGGAATTATGAATGATAAAGAAATCATTATTGCAGATGAGCCAACACCGGGACTGAACAATGCGTTAGCTAAAGAAATATTAAGCGTTCTACGAGATATGGCGGACGATGGAAAATCGGTTCTTCTCATCACTCATGATATTGATGTTGTTATGGATGTTGCAGATCGGGTTTCAGTTTTTTACGGAGGACAAATATTGGAAACCGTAAGAGTAGAGTGTTTCAAGTCCGGACGATTGGAACATCCTTATACACGTGCAATATATGAAAGTCTGCCTCAAAACGGTTTTAAGAGCGTAGAATTTGATGAAATCAAAAAAAAATGTGTGAAGCTGGGGCTCCCTTTTGAAAGGAACATCATAGTATGTTAG
- a CDS encoding ABC transporter permease, with the protein MKNSRIRTLFMICSAIILLSVIYIWGSALPKELYDVNFKMRDTAPSWSHIFGCDWMGRDMFYRTLNGMTISIRIGLFASIISCIIAIVLGIAAATLGEKVDQFILWLIDLFQGMPHMIFLIFISILLGKGVRGILIGVALIHWPRLARVVRAEILSIKKRPYILISEKLGKGKLYIAVHHIFRHIIPQFIIELILMFPHAILHESSITFLGFGIPPDRPAVGVILSESMRYLTQGSWWLSVFPGIMLLGIVLLFDTIGNNLSKLIQAKSAQL; encoded by the coding sequence TTGAAAAATTCACGTATTCGCACATTATTTATGATATGCAGTGCGATAATATTACTGTCGGTAATATATATATGGGGCTCAGCTTTACCGAAAGAATTATATGATGTCAATTTTAAAATGCGCGATACAGCTCCGTCGTGGAGTCATATTTTTGGATGTGATTGGATGGGACGAGATATGTTTTATCGCACATTAAACGGAATGACAATCTCTATCCGTATAGGACTATTTGCCTCCATCATTTCTTGTATCATTGCAATTGTATTAGGGATTGCTGCGGCGACATTAGGAGAGAAAGTCGATCAGTTTATTTTGTGGTTGATTGATCTTTTCCAAGGAATGCCACACATGATTTTCTTGATTTTTATTTCAATTTTATTGGGAAAAGGAGTACGAGGTATCCTTATTGGTGTAGCGTTGATACACTGGCCTCGATTAGCACGGGTTGTTCGGGCAGAGATCCTTTCTATAAAGAAACGACCTTACATTTTAATCAGCGAGAAATTAGGAAAAGGAAAGCTGTATATTGCCGTCCATCATATTTTCCGGCATATTATTCCACAATTTATTATTGAGTTGATTTTGATGTTTCCTCATGCCATTTTACATGAATCGTCAATAACTTTCTTGGGATTCGGAATCCCTCCCGACCGCCCTGCCGTCGGTGTTATCCTTTCGGAATCCATGAGATACCTTACTCAGGGGAGTTGGTGGCTTTCAGTGTTTCCCGGGATTATGCTTCTGGGTATAGTCCTTTTGTTCGATACCATAGGGAATAATCTTTCAAAGCTTATTCAGGCAAAAAGTGCACAACTTTAA
- a CDS encoding ABC transporter permease, with translation MIRERWGVDKPLPTKISNWAKNAIKGDLGYSVTFEKDVSDVIRQAFSNSLLLILTAWILSFVFGVLLGVRAAIRQNRLTDRVIKTIAYLFSSIPAFWFGILLLLTFSVKLKWFPIGYASPIGKSENILFFEKLYHMFLPALTLSIMEISTICIYTREKLIEILDSDYALYEYARGKSVMEVVKEHGVRNILLPVVTLQFGSINEIIGGTLLIESVFSYNGIGRITIQAGLRGDLPLILAITIVTATIVFIGNLIANILYPLIDPRIREGVAN, from the coding sequence ATGATTCGTGAACGTTGGGGTGTTGATAAGCCGCTCCCAACAAAAATCTCAAATTGGGCAAAAAATGCAATTAAGGGAGATCTCGGATATTCAGTTACATTCGAAAAAGATGTTTCTGATGTTATACGGCAGGCATTTTCGAATTCTTTGCTTTTGATTTTAACTGCTTGGATTTTGAGCTTTGTATTTGGGGTGCTTTTGGGTGTGCGGGCGGCGATCCGCCAAAATCGATTGACAGACCGTGTAATCAAGACTATAGCATATCTTTTTAGCTCCATCCCTGCATTTTGGTTTGGAATATTGCTTTTGCTTACATTCAGTGTAAAGTTGAAATGGTTTCCGATTGGGTATGCTTCTCCGATCGGAAAGTCGGAGAATATCTTATTTTTCGAAAAGTTATACCACATGTTCCTTCCTGCATTAACTTTAAGCATAATGGAAATTTCTACTATTTGTATTTATACACGAGAAAAGCTGATTGAAATATTGGACAGCGATTATGCTCTTTATGAATATGCTCGAGGAAAATCCGTTATGGAAGTTGTAAAAGAACATGGAGTCAGAAATATCCTTTTACCTGTTGTGACTTTACAATTCGGTTCGATCAATGAAATTATAGGCGGTACTCTTTTAATTGAATCGGTTTTTAGCTATAACGGAATTGGTCGAATTACGATTCAGGCCGGGTTACGGGGAGATCTTCCTCTCATTCTTGCAATTACAATAGTCACTGCAACTATTGTATTTATCGGTAATTTAATTGCCAATATACTTTATCCCCTTATTGACCCGCGTATTAGGGAAGGGGTGGCAAATTGA
- a CDS encoding ABC transporter substrate-binding protein: MKKGRLLLATIVFGAICLSACSKSQHEASKEDSTVPARLINKEEVRIAIPAAKFEGGFDPCRGWGTFGGDPIFQSTLTRVDVNNNLGFDLATEYKVSEDKKTWQFTIRDDVMCHDGQKLTAKDVAFTYNKAKELGLAMDFSFLEKSEATDETHVQFELNTPNSAFLYYTSVLGIVPEHAYGKDYAEKPIGSGPYKFIFEDNGSQLIMEKNEQYYKPFDGFKRVVLLSMKKDQAFAAVQAGEVDVANIENNLANESIQGYHLKRLPSFDFRNISMPQVKPRALEDGREVGNEITSELTIRKAIAVGISRKEIIKNALYGYGEVAFDMFDRLPWGIKDDFKDFKDGDVEKAIKILEDDGWVLNGDVREKNGKKAEFTLMYPTGNLHQLIANAFAEEVKKLGIHVTPEGLSWTDIAPRIRKDPCVFEGGFYNPDRIQGAYQSKYAFSNSWDNVSAYQNSVVDEHIEEALKEKDPVKSIEEWKKALWDGQTGGSILGDCGYITICYLEHLYFIRDGVDIGNQRVHPHDHGIPITANIDEWTYKK, encoded by the coding sequence ATGAAAAAAGGACGGTTATTATTAGCAACTATAGTTTTTGGTGCTATTTGTCTAAGTGCATGTAGCAAATCACAGCATGAAGCAAGTAAGGAAGATTCAACAGTGCCTGCACGTCTTATTAACAAAGAAGAGGTACGCATTGCAATACCTGCGGCTAAATTTGAAGGCGGGTTTGATCCTTGCCGTGGTTGGGGAACTTTCGGTGGAGATCCGATTTTTCAGTCTACATTGACGCGAGTGGATGTAAATAATAACCTTGGTTTCGACCTTGCCACGGAGTATAAAGTTTCAGAAGACAAAAAAACATGGCAATTCACAATTCGAGATGATGTAATGTGTCATGACGGGCAAAAACTCACAGCGAAAGACGTAGCGTTTACTTATAACAAAGCAAAAGAGTTAGGTTTGGCTATGGATTTTTCTTTTCTTGAGAAATCTGAAGCAACTGATGAAACACACGTACAGTTTGAGTTAAATACGCCAAATTCTGCATTTTTATATTATACATCGGTTTTAGGCATTGTCCCGGAACATGCTTATGGAAAAGACTATGCCGAAAAACCTATTGGAAGTGGTCCCTATAAATTTATTTTTGAAGATAACGGCAGTCAATTGATTATGGAGAAAAATGAACAATACTATAAGCCTTTTGACGGATTTAAAAGAGTAGTTTTGCTTTCAATGAAAAAAGATCAGGCTTTTGCTGCTGTGCAAGCGGGAGAAGTTGATGTCGCAAACATAGAGAATAATCTTGCTAATGAAAGTATTCAGGGATATCACTTGAAACGACTTCCTTCTTTTGACTTTAGAAATATCAGTATGCCTCAAGTAAAACCTCGAGCTCTTGAGGATGGAAGAGAAGTGGGAAATGAAATTACGTCGGAATTAACAATTCGAAAAGCTATTGCGGTAGGTATCAGCCGCAAAGAGATTATAAAGAATGCCCTTTACGGTTATGGAGAAGTTGCTTTTGATATGTTTGACAGGCTTCCGTGGGGGATTAAAGATGATTTCAAAGACTTCAAAGACGGGGATGTTGAAAAAGCGATAAAGATTCTTGAAGATGACGGATGGGTATTAAACGGCGATGTTCGGGAAAAAAATGGAAAAAAAGCAGAGTTTACTTTGATGTATCCTACAGGAAACCTTCATCAATTGATTGCAAATGCTTTTGCGGAAGAAGTTAAAAAATTAGGAATTCATGTTACTCCTGAAGGATTAAGTTGGACAGACATTGCACCTCGCATTAGAAAAGATCCATGTGTTTTTGAAGGCGGATTCTATAACCCTGACAGAATTCAGGGAGCTTATCAGAGTAAATATGCTTTTAGCAATTCATGGGATAACGTGAGCGCATATCAAAATTCAGTAGTCGATGAGCATATTGAGGAGGCTTTAAAGGAAAAAGATCCTGTTAAATCAATAGAAGAATGGAAGAAAGCCCTTTGGGATGGGCAGACAGGAGGAAGCATCCTTGGAGATTGTGGATATATTACAATCTGTTATTTGGAACATCTTTATTTTATACGTGACGGTGTAGATATCGGCAATCAACGAGTACATCCTCATGATCACGGGATTCCTATTACTGCAAATATTGACGAATGGACTTATAAAAAATGA